In a single window of the Streptomyces sp. NBC_00353 genome:
- a CDS encoding ABC transporter substrate-binding protein, which produces MRITRTAAGRRRRAALVATTGLTATALLLTGCSDSDSSDSSGSSDANGKITLTVADFGQFGYKEAGLFAKYHELHPNITVKEDVTADEKVYYPKLLQQLNSGSGLADVQGLEVGRIKELVDTKADQFADLSKVINVDDWVSWKEKQATTPDGKVIGAGTDIGPMSLCYNTDLFKKAGLPTDRDEVAAKVAGGWEDYLKLGEEYKKKAPKGTFFMDSASAMFNAVVSSNAQQYYDESGKAIYKDSPSVKQGWNLAAEAADKKLTQGLAQFNDPWKAALRKGTIATVACPAWMAGQISINAGDANKGKWSITTAPGATAANWGGSFLGVPKSGKNVDEATKLVKWLTAPEQQAAVFKAIGSFPSNKGAYELPDVKNAKLPYFNDAPIGQIYAGEAKSIPETVLGPKDGVIKDTISTQINNMEQRGTSPDDAWKAATEAIDKAIG; this is translated from the coding sequence ATGCGTATCACCCGCACCGCCGCCGGCCGGCGTCGCAGAGCCGCGCTGGTGGCCACCACGGGCCTGACGGCCACCGCCCTGTTGCTGACCGGATGCAGCGACTCGGACTCATCGGACTCCAGCGGGAGCTCCGACGCAAACGGGAAGATCACGTTGACCGTCGCCGACTTCGGGCAGTTCGGTTACAAGGAAGCGGGTCTCTTCGCCAAGTACCACGAGCTCCACCCGAACATCACGGTCAAGGAGGACGTCACCGCCGACGAGAAGGTCTACTACCCCAAGCTGCTCCAGCAGCTGAACTCGGGCAGCGGGCTGGCGGACGTCCAGGGCCTCGAGGTCGGCCGGATCAAGGAGCTCGTCGACACCAAGGCGGACCAGTTCGCCGATCTCAGCAAGGTGATCAACGTCGACGACTGGGTGTCCTGGAAGGAGAAGCAGGCCACCACGCCCGACGGAAAGGTGATCGGTGCCGGTACCGACATCGGACCGATGTCGCTCTGCTACAACACCGACCTCTTCAAGAAGGCCGGTCTGCCGACCGACCGCGACGAGGTCGCCGCGAAGGTCGCCGGGGGCTGGGAGGACTACCTCAAGCTCGGTGAGGAGTACAAGAAGAAGGCCCCCAAGGGCACCTTCTTCATGGACTCCGCCAGCGCGATGTTCAACGCCGTCGTCAGCTCGAACGCGCAGCAGTACTACGACGAGAGCGGCAAGGCGATCTACAAGGACAGCCCCAGCGTGAAGCAGGGCTGGAACCTGGCGGCCGAGGCGGCGGACAAGAAGCTGACGCAGGGCCTCGCCCAGTTCAACGACCCGTGGAAGGCCGCCCTGCGCAAGGGAACCATCGCCACCGTGGCCTGCCCCGCCTGGATGGCCGGTCAGATCTCGATCAACGCCGGTGACGCCAACAAGGGCAAGTGGAGCATCACCACCGCGCCCGGCGCGACGGCTGCCAACTGGGGCGGCTCGTTCCTCGGCGTGCCCAAGTCGGGCAAGAACGTCGACGAGGCCACCAAGCTCGTCAAGTGGCTGACCGCCCCCGAGCAGCAGGCCGCCGTCTTCAAGGCGATCGGCAGCTTCCCGTCCAACAAGGGCGCGTACGAACTGCCCGACGTGAAGAACGCCAAGCTCCCGTACTTCAACGACGCGCCGATCGGCCAGATCTACGCGGGCGAGGCCAAGTCCATCCCCGAGACCGTTCTCGGCCCGAAGGACGGCGTCATCAAGGACACCATCTCCACCCAGATCAACAACATGGAGCAGCGCGGCACCAGCCCCGACGACGCGTGGAAGGCAGCGACCGAGGCGATCGACAAGGCGATCGGCTGA
- a CDS encoding carbohydrate ABC transporter permease: MATSTPTRDAYAPPPRGSQQTPANARRQTWRSRLWRFDDKASPYAYIAPFFLVFGAFGLYPLVYTGWIALHRVEMTGLNQMEWVGWDNFDKILHDSEFWTAVSNTFLIGVMSTVPQLLVALGLAHLLNYKLRASTFWRTVVLTPYATSVASAALVFALVFRADGGLLNWALHFVGLGDTNWVNGHWTSKIAISVIVIWRWTGYNTLIYLAAMQAVPTDLYEAASLDGASRWQQFRKVTIPSLRPTILFTIVISTIGSMQLFGEPLLLEGGTLGATGGNENQYETLSVYLYNYGWNLGHLGPAAAVAWAMLALLLIIAAVNWLIGRFVRKSAA; this comes from the coding sequence GTGGCCACCTCGACTCCCACCCGGGATGCATACGCCCCGCCACCCCGCGGTTCCCAGCAGACACCGGCGAACGCCCGCCGACAGACGTGGCGGAGCCGGCTCTGGCGGTTCGACGACAAGGCATCGCCGTACGCCTACATAGCCCCGTTCTTCCTCGTCTTCGGTGCTTTCGGGCTCTATCCGCTGGTCTACACCGGCTGGATCGCCCTGCACCGGGTGGAGATGACCGGACTGAACCAGATGGAATGGGTCGGCTGGGACAACTTCGACAAGATCCTGCACGACTCGGAGTTCTGGACGGCCGTCAGCAACACCTTCCTGATCGGTGTCATGTCGACGGTCCCGCAGCTGCTCGTCGCACTGGGCCTGGCCCATCTGCTGAACTACAAGCTCCGCGCCAGCACCTTCTGGCGGACGGTCGTCCTCACCCCGTACGCCACCTCGGTGGCCTCCGCGGCCCTCGTCTTCGCCCTGGTCTTCCGGGCCGACGGCGGTCTGCTGAACTGGGCGCTGCACTTCGTCGGCCTCGGTGACACCAACTGGGTCAACGGGCACTGGACGTCCAAGATCGCCATCTCGGTCATCGTGATCTGGCGCTGGACCGGCTACAACACCCTGATCTACCTGGCCGCGATGCAGGCGGTACCGACCGATCTGTACGAGGCGGCCTCGCTCGACGGAGCCTCGCGCTGGCAGCAGTTCCGCAAGGTGACGATTCCCTCGCTGCGGCCCACGATCCTCTTCACGATCGTCATCTCGACCATCGGTTCCATGCAGCTGTTCGGCGAGCCCCTGCTGCTGGAGGGCGGCACCCTCGGCGCGACCGGAGGCAACGAGAATCAGTACGAGACCCTCAGCGTCTACCTCTACAACTACGGCTGGAACCTGGGGCATCTCGGTCCGGCCGCCGCAGTGGCCTGGGCGATGCTCGCCCTCCTGCTGATCATCGCCGCGGTCAACTGGCTCATCGGCCGCTTCGTACGCAAATCCGCGGCCTGA
- a CDS encoding carbohydrate ABC transporter permease, translating into MTMTSPTKVPELGLPAPSAHRLPKRPSRFKPGAGKQLQGGPFAYIALAVVGIGSLLPLYWTLVAASHTQDEVLASTPPFLPGGRLLHNLDAAWSQAHLGKAIVNSVIVSSCITAATLFFCTLAGYAFAKMRFRGRGALMTGVIATLTIPPQLSVVPLFMMMSDIGWGGNLESVIFPTLVSAFGVFFMRQYLSEALPYELIEAAKIDGANNFRIVRSVVLPVARPAMMVLGMLTFVQAWNDFFWPYLALNQQNPTLQVALGQLSASYTPDQSIVMAGALISTLPLLVVFVIFGKQIVGGIMSGAVKG; encoded by the coding sequence ATGACCATGACCAGCCCCACCAAAGTCCCGGAGCTCGGCCTCCCGGCACCTTCCGCACACCGCCTCCCGAAGCGCCCGAGCCGCTTCAAGCCCGGCGCCGGCAAGCAGCTGCAGGGCGGTCCGTTCGCCTACATCGCGCTGGCCGTCGTCGGTATCGGCTCGCTGCTGCCGCTGTACTGGACCCTGGTGGCCGCGTCCCACACCCAGGACGAAGTGCTGGCCTCCACTCCGCCGTTCCTGCCGGGCGGCCGGCTGCTGCACAACCTCGACGCCGCCTGGAGCCAGGCCCATCTGGGCAAGGCGATCGTCAACAGCGTCATCGTGTCCAGCTGCATCACGGCGGCGACGCTCTTCTTCTGCACCCTGGCCGGATACGCCTTCGCCAAGATGCGGTTCCGGGGCCGCGGCGCGCTGATGACCGGAGTCATCGCCACCCTGACCATCCCGCCGCAGCTCAGCGTCGTCCCGCTGTTCATGATGATGTCCGACATCGGATGGGGCGGGAACCTCGAGTCGGTGATCTTCCCGACGCTGGTCAGTGCGTTCGGCGTGTTCTTCATGCGCCAGTACCTGAGCGAGGCGCTTCCGTACGAGCTGATCGAGGCCGCCAAGATCGACGGCGCGAACAACTTCCGCATCGTGCGGAGCGTGGTGCTCCCGGTGGCCCGCCCCGCGATGATGGTGCTCGGGATGCTCACCTTCGTACAGGCGTGGAACGACTTCTTCTGGCCCTATCTCGCCCTGAACCAGCAGAACCCGACGCTTCAGGTGGCCCTCGGCCAGCTGAGCGCCTCCTACACCCCCGACCAGAGCATCGTCATGGCCGGTGCGCTGATCAGTACGCTGCCGCTGCTCGTGGTCTTCGTGATCTTCGGCAAGCAGATCGTCGGAGGGATCATGTCCGGCGCCGTCAAGGGCTGA
- a CDS encoding GH1 family beta-glucosidase, translating into MTAVRPDITPKPASEATNSPTLFPTGFVWGAATAAYQVEGAAAEGGRTPSIWDTFSHTPGKVLGGDTGDVAADHYHRYRDDVALMKELGLKAYRFSVSWSRVQPTGRGPAVERGLDFYRKLVDELLEAGITPVATLYHWDLPQELEDAGGWPERATAERFADYTAIMAGALGDRVPVWTTFNEPWCSAFLGYGSGVHAPGRTEPAATLRAAHHLNLAHGRAIEVLRGRLPAGAQTSVTLNLHQVRPLTDSAADADAARRIDAVGNRIFTGPMLRGAYPEDLIADTSHLVDWSKLVHDGDLAAISRPVDVLGVNYYTPTIVSMPEAGRGDSRDDGHGNSDHSPWTGSEQVAFHLSEGKKRTAMNWAIDPDGLYALLMDITHDHPGLPLMVTENGAAFDDQVSPDGRVDDPERIEYLRGHLDAVQRAVADGADVRGYFLWSLMDNFEWGYGYSKRFGAVYVDYASQRRIPKASAHWYADVIRRHALPPVPELP; encoded by the coding sequence ATGACTGCCGTACGACCTGACATCACCCCGAAGCCGGCATCCGAGGCAACGAACTCGCCGACACTCTTCCCGACGGGCTTCGTCTGGGGGGCGGCCACGGCCGCCTACCAGGTCGAAGGCGCGGCTGCCGAGGGCGGCCGCACCCCTTCCATCTGGGACACCTTCAGCCACACCCCCGGCAAGGTTCTGGGCGGAGACACCGGCGATGTCGCCGCCGACCACTACCACCGTTACCGGGACGACGTGGCGCTGATGAAGGAGCTGGGGCTGAAGGCCTACCGCTTCTCCGTCTCCTGGTCCCGGGTGCAGCCCACCGGCCGCGGCCCCGCCGTCGAACGCGGACTGGACTTCTACCGCAAGCTCGTCGACGAGCTCCTCGAGGCGGGCATCACCCCCGTCGCCACCCTCTACCACTGGGACCTTCCCCAGGAGCTGGAGGACGCGGGCGGCTGGCCCGAGCGGGCCACCGCCGAGCGCTTCGCCGACTACACCGCCATCATGGCCGGCGCCCTCGGCGACCGGGTCCCCGTGTGGACCACCTTCAACGAGCCGTGGTGCTCGGCCTTCCTCGGTTACGGCTCCGGCGTGCACGCCCCCGGCCGCACCGAACCGGCGGCCACCCTGCGCGCGGCACACCATCTCAACCTCGCCCATGGACGGGCGATCGAGGTACTGCGCGGTCGACTCCCCGCTGGAGCGCAGACCTCGGTCACCCTCAATCTGCACCAGGTCCGCCCGCTGACCGACAGCGCCGCCGACGCGGACGCCGCCCGTCGGATCGACGCCGTCGGCAACCGGATCTTCACCGGCCCGATGCTGCGCGGCGCGTACCCCGAGGACCTGATCGCCGACACCTCGCACCTGGTGGACTGGTCGAAGCTGGTCCACGACGGCGACCTGGCAGCCATCTCCCGCCCCGTCGATGTGCTGGGGGTGAACTACTACACGCCCACGATCGTCTCCATGCCGGAAGCGGGCAGGGGTGACTCCCGCGACGACGGTCACGGCAACAGCGACCACTCCCCGTGGACCGGCTCCGAGCAGGTCGCCTTCCACCTCTCGGAGGGCAAGAAGCGCACCGCGATGAACTGGGCGATCGACCCCGACGGGCTGTACGCGCTGCTCATGGACATCACCCACGACCACCCGGGCCTGCCCCTGATGGTCACCGAGAACGGTGCGGCCTTCGACGACCAGGTCTCGCCCGACGGCCGGGTCGACGACCCGGAGCGGATCGAGTACCTGCGCGGCCACCTCGACGCCGTCCAGCGGGCCGTCGCCGACGGCGCGGATGTCCGCGGCTACTTCCTGTGGTCGCTGATGGACAACTTCGAGTGGGGGTACGGATACTCCAAGCGCTTCGGCGCGGTCTACGTCGACTACGCATCCCAGCGCCGCATCCCCAAGGCGAGCGCCCACTGGTACGCCGATGTGATCCGCCGTCACGCCCTTCCGCCGGTTCCCGAACTCCCCTGA
- a CDS encoding LacI family DNA-binding transcriptional regulator, producing MAAARVRSGGRPTLEEVAARAGVGRGTASRVINGSPRVSEHTREAVEAAVAELGYVPNRAARALAGNRTDAIALVVPEPETRFFAEPYFSDIVRGVGAALADTEMQLLLTLVGNDRERKRLAQYLTAHRVDGVLLVSVHADDPLPDLLEQLGMPAVMSGRRSASETLAAVDSDNFEGARGAVDHLISRGRRSIATITGRLDVYGAQRRLDGYRKAVAAAGLGPDEQLIAPADFTEEGGARAMRELLARRPDVDAVFAASDVMAAGARQVLREAGRRIPDDVALIGFDDSAVARHMDPALTSVRQPIEEMGRVMTRVLLQEIAGENEERPQIVLPTELVVRDSS from the coding sequence ATGGCGGCAGCGCGAGTACGGAGCGGCGGGCGGCCCACGCTCGAAGAGGTCGCGGCACGGGCCGGAGTCGGGCGTGGCACGGCCTCACGGGTCATCAACGGCTCGCCACGGGTCAGCGAGCACACCCGTGAGGCGGTCGAAGCTGCCGTCGCCGAGCTGGGATACGTACCCAACCGAGCGGCCCGCGCACTCGCCGGGAACCGCACGGACGCCATCGCCCTCGTCGTGCCCGAGCCCGAGACCCGGTTCTTCGCCGAGCCGTACTTCTCGGACATCGTCCGCGGGGTCGGTGCGGCCCTCGCCGACACCGAGATGCAGCTGCTGCTCACCCTCGTGGGCAACGACCGCGAGCGCAAGCGGCTGGCCCAGTATCTGACCGCGCACCGCGTCGACGGCGTGCTGCTGGTCTCCGTGCACGCCGACGACCCGCTGCCGGACCTGCTGGAACAGCTCGGCATGCCGGCCGTGATGAGCGGCCGCAGATCCGCCTCCGAGACGCTCGCCGCGGTCGACTCCGACAACTTCGAGGGTGCCCGCGGCGCCGTCGACCATCTGATCTCCCGCGGCCGCCGCTCCATCGCCACGATCACCGGGCGGCTCGATGTGTACGGCGCGCAGCGCCGCCTCGACGGCTACCGCAAGGCGGTCGCGGCGGCGGGTCTCGGCCCGGACGAGCAACTGATCGCCCCTGCCGACTTCACCGAGGAGGGCGGCGCCCGTGCCATGCGGGAGCTGCTGGCCCGCCGCCCCGACGTGGACGCGGTCTTCGCCGCCTCCGACGTGATGGCCGCGGGTGCCCGTCAGGTACTCCGCGAGGCGGGCCGGCGGATCCCGGACGATGTGGCGCTGATCGGCTTCGACGACTCGGCCGTGGCCCGTCACATGGACCCGGCGCTCACCAGCGTGCGCCAGCCGATCGAGGAGATGGGCCGGGTGATGACGCGGGTGCTGCTCCAGGAGATCGCGGGCGAGAACGAGGAGCGCCCGCAGATCGTGCTCCCGACGGAACTCGTCGTCCGCGATTCGTCCTGA
- the orn gene encoding oligoribonuclease has translation MNDRMVWIDCEMTGLSLTEDALIEVAALVTDSELNVLGDGVDIVIRPPDRTLETMPEVVRQMHTASGLLDELAGGTTLADAEAQVLAYVREHVKEPGKAPLCGNSVGTDRGFLARDMAALEGYLHYRIVDVSSIKELARRWYPKAYFNSPEKNGNHRALADIRDSITELRYYREAVFVPQPGPDSEQAKAIATRLTQQSA, from the coding sequence ATGAACGATCGCATGGTGTGGATCGACTGCGAGATGACCGGGCTCTCGTTGACGGAAGACGCACTCATCGAGGTGGCCGCACTGGTCACCGACTCGGAGTTGAACGTGCTCGGCGACGGGGTGGACATCGTGATCCGCCCGCCGGACAGGACCCTGGAGACGATGCCCGAGGTGGTGCGGCAGATGCACACCGCCTCGGGCCTCCTCGACGAGCTGGCCGGCGGCACCACCCTGGCCGACGCCGAGGCCCAGGTGCTGGCCTATGTGCGCGAGCACGTGAAGGAGCCGGGCAAGGCCCCGCTCTGCGGAAACTCGGTCGGTACCGACCGTGGCTTCCTGGCCCGCGACATGGCGGCTCTGGAGGGCTACCTCCACTACCGGATCGTCGATGTGTCCTCGATCAAGGAGCTGGCCCGCCGCTGGTACCCGAAGGCGTACTTCAACAGCCCGGAGAAGAACGGCAACCACCGGGCGCTCGCGGACATCCGTGACTCGATCACGGAGCTGCGGTACTACCGGGAAGCGGTCTTCGTACCGCAGCCCGGGCCGGACTCCGAGCAGGCGAAGGCCATTGCGACACGCCTGACGCAGCAGTCGGCTTAG